The following proteins are co-located in the Silene latifolia isolate original U9 population chromosome 1, ASM4854445v1, whole genome shotgun sequence genome:
- the LOC141589877 gene encoding geraniol 8-hydroxylase-like translates to MRWLKESKPFYAIGASYNCGCIRVMIDAGWKSCDNAGIGWIALRETCVKFFERSKAIKAESALQAEALGLREVVYWARDKGLWHLEVSSDCLPLIAYFAGTEQAHHLTTSILEDIISISTLFHCLAFSYIPRSLAKLAKIHGPIMFLKLGQLPTVVLSSASVVEEAIRKHDLTFSNRTVIDAVRVFDHHNKSVTFFPPTTKWRNLRKLSNSHIFSARKLDDSRNIRENKVRELRSYVKKCTNTGVVVDIGHVGFNVILNVISTTLFSLDLVDSVSGLSCSFRKTFRDIIEEMGTTNLGDFFPIMRKIDLQGIRRRTSIHAEKILNVFNQNIEQRLRDRCMPNYVRCDDVLEALLDIKPIGAEYIEASAIAHLFLDLIIAGTDTTSTTFEWAMAELIRNPIKLKILQTEVQEIVKGNSVQECHISQLPYLQAIVKETLRLHPPAPIPVPRKVDSDVNMCGYTIPANSMVLLNVWAIGRDPQIWDNPEKFEPERFLGSEIDVKGHNFELIPFGVGRRMCPGMPLATRIIPLMLASLIHEFDWILENGVTPENMDMGKKMDSLLRKLGDFVLFQFVVN, encoded by the exons ATGAGGTGGCTGAAGGAGAGTAAGCCTTTCTATGCAATCGGAGCAAGCTACAATTGTGGATGTATTAGAGTTATGATTGATGCAGGTTGGAAGTCTTGTGATAATGCTGGCATAGGATGGATTGCTCTCAGGGAAACATGCGTTAAATTCTTTGAAAGGAGCAAGGCTATCAAAGCAGAATCAGCACTCCAAGCGGAAGCTCTGGGTTTACGTGAAGTTGTGTATTGGGCAAGAGATAAAGGACTTTGGCATCTGGAAGTTTCATCTGACTGCCTTCCTCTAATTGCTTACTTTGCAGGGACTGAGCAGGCACATCACCTTACAACGAGCATCCTTGAGGACATTATCTCGATTAGCACTTTATTCCATTGTCTTGCTTTTAGCTATATTCCTAG ATCATTAGCTAAACTAGCTAAGATACATGGCCCTATCATGTTTCTTAAGCTAGGACAACTCCCAACTGTTGTTTTATCTTCGGCTTCTGTCGTCGAAGAAGCCATACGAAAACATGACCTTACTTTCTCCAATAGGACCGTCATTGATGCGGTTCGTGTATTCGACCACCACAACAAATCAGTCACCTTTTTTCCCCCAACTACAAAATGGCGGAACTTACGCAAACTGTCAAATTCCCACATTTTTTCAGCTCGAAAACTTGATGATAGTCGTAACATTCGAGAAAATAAGGTTAGAGAGCTTCGCTCGTACGTTAAAAAATGCACCAACACAGGGGTGGTCGTTGATATTGGACATGTAGGTTTTAACGTAATATTGAATGTTATATCGACGACTTTATTTTCTTTGGATTTGGTTGATTCTGTTTCGGGATTATCTTGCTCATTCCGAAAGACGTTTCGAGATATTATCGAAGAAATGGGGACGACTAATCTTGGAGACTTTTTTCCGATTATGAGAAAGATTGATCTTCAAGGAATCAGACGACGTACAAGTATTCACGCGGAGAAGATACTTAATGTGTTCAATCAGAACATTGAACAACGGTTGCGTGATAGATGCATGCCAAATTATGTACGATGCGACGACGTTCTGGAGGCGTTGTTAGACATAAAACCAATCGGAGCAGAGTATATTGAAGCATCAGCTATTGCTCACCTATTCTTA GATTTAATTATCGCGGGAACAGACACGACATCAACCACATTCGAATGGGCAATGGCAGAACTTATTCGTAATCCTATCAAGCTCAAAATCTTACAAACGGAGGTTCAAGAAATAGTCAAAGGAAACTCGGTTCAAGAATGTCATATCAGTCAGCTCCCATATTTACAAGCAATTGTCAAGGAAACCTTGCGATTACACCCTCCAGCTCCAATCCCAGTACCTAGGAAAGTCGATTCAGACGTAAACATGTGCGGATACACAATCCCTGCAAATTCAATGGTGTTACTTAATGTATGGGCCATTGGAAGAGACCCTCAGATTTGGGATAACCCGGAGAAGTTTGAGCCTGAACGGTTTTTGGGATCGGAGATTGATGTCAAAGGTCATAATTTTGAGCTGATTCCATTTGGTGTTGGTCGTCGTATGTGTCCTGGTATGCCACTGGCCACCCGGATAATTCCTCTCATGCTTGCTTCACTCATTCATGAGTTTGATTGGATACTTGAAAATGGTGTCACACCCGAAAATATGGACATGGGGAAAAAGATGGATTCACTGTTGAGAAAGCTCGGCGACTTCGTGTTGTTCCAATTTGTCGTTAATTAA